The window TCGACAAGCCCAAAACCCCCACAGCTGCTGAAGTTTAATGTGAACTCAGAGGTGGCTGGCATGATCAATACAGCAAAGAGCAGTTTAGACAAGTAAGTTTTCTGTTACACAGGTTTGTGTACGGTTGTGCCGATTGATTACCCACCGTTTTTATTTTCTGCCTAAGGTTTTTctatattgtatttttattttatgtcaaaattattaaattgtcaatTGTTTGCATGTCGTGTCTTCGACTGAATACTGATACTTACAtgtataaccttttttgttgtCATCTTGTACCATACATATTCTggcaaataaagaaattatattCTATTGAGATATGCTTTAGTTTAAAGTCAATACATCAAAACGCACACTTACTACAACACTTATTACTTTATACAATACTGTTTCATTTGTTTGCAGACTAGTAAACAATCTTGAGCTGAACTGCTTTACGTACGAAAAATATGGGAAGAACTTCATCAAGTCACAAAAACTAAGTCCAGACAGTTATCTGCAGATGGCGATGCAGTATGCATTTTACAGGTATGTCCCATCACATACAGTATCCCATGAGCCATGACATAAAGGAGGGGTAAAATAAAGGtgaaatatacctataggtcatactgaaaaaTGTTCGCTTCAAGCTACAGTGTCAACCCtaaaatttcgaaaaaaaatctgctgttccatagaaaacattgtAATGTGATTCGCCGAAATGTATGAGACCTCAGGTTTTGGTTTTTGCGTGTTCggggttggccccatagtaaaagttgttcagtatgacctgcTTATACAACCCTCTGAGTAACAAAATCACTATGTATAGCCTGCAGAGGCATACAGGTAAACAATGGTTGGCTGGTTAGGCGCAGTGCCATTGGCGAAGAGAGTTTAATGTTGGGTGTTGGTATGATACTGTCTTACAGACCAACGTACTgtctacatacctacctacttaagtaaTTGATTTAAGTAAGTAGATAGGCACTAAATAACGTGATTAAATTGGCAGATTGCACAAAACGCCCGGCGCGCACTACGAGTCCGCAGCGACGCGGATGTTCGCCGGCGGCCGCACCGAAACCATCCGCTCCTGCTCAATAGAGTCCGTCGAGTTCGCCAAGGCCATGCTCGACTCCAAGCGCTCACCTAAGGACAAGAAGGCGGCTATGCAGAGCGCTATTAACGCGCACAAGAACTATACAGTTatggtaggtatacctacatgaTGTGATCGATGAATCGCAGTGATTTGAGTGTAAATTTCGCAATGCGAAATTAAATATTACGCATTACGAAGTTCGCGAAAGATAAGATAGATAGGTTGCAACATAACCCAAggagcaaaaataaaaaaagcaaagTACGAAATAAGGAAAATGATATTAAATGCAGTACCAGTTTATTAAAACGATACTTTGAAGGTACCTAACTTGCACGCCTTGCTGTTGCCGCGACTCGCTGTGACTATTTATCAATAGCCTATTTTGTGTCCCACTGATGGGCAAAGGCCTTCTCTTTCTTTCGTCACTCGTCACGGTTTGGTGCATGTTCCCGCCACTCGCTCCAAAAAGCGTCAAGGTCATCCTGCCATCTCCtttttggtctgcctctgccCCGGCTAATCTGCGGTGTCCATTCAGTAGCCAATTTGGGCCCACCGATCCGGGTGCATACGGCAGATGTGCCCCACCCAAtcccacttaagcttagcggCCTTAACACTcacaccaggcgtggctcagtccgcgatttcatcgctttgcaacaggtagctacaagtacatccgttccacaccaattttgatggctagctataagccgcgcgtggcgctgtcgccacctagcggccatatctgtcctgatcgtaacagacgcgttttgttagagagtgagtcttctgtacctagttctattatttattctgtgcccacaCGCTGTGCCtatgtaattattaattaaatgctTTGTTTTAGGCTCTTCAAGGGCTCGGCGTAGACCGCCACCTTCTCGGGTTGAAGTTGATCGCACTGGAGAACGGCATCGATATACACAAGCTGTACTCCGACCCGGGATACGTAAGGAGTGCCCACATGCGACTATCTACCAGTCAGGTAGGTAACTTGTACTTTACTGATAAAAGTATTCAATAGGTTATTTGACTACTCTggctgcgtagccaagatgccgatcgcttacgctccgtagcgatcgaaacgcaactgtcactgtcgcactaatatggaagtgtgatagagagacataatggttttcgttgtcgaagcgatagcgattgtgaccttggctaggccgccagtttcttttttcgaactgtcaaaacatttttgctactatggaatttatatgaaacactagcatgtgacgtcacaatcaaattacctactctttatcgttttatacgggtttaaaAATAGGAATTGTGTCTAAATATAATTGTTGTctacgttttttagggttccgtagctcaaaacgaaaaaacggaacccttataggatcactcgtgcgtctgtctgtccgtccgtctgtcacagccaatttgctccgaaactactggaccaattaagttgaaatttggtacacatatgtaagtctgtgacccaaagacgaatatgtaacgtgaacaaatgaattttaaacacaagggctacttttgggggtaaaagttaaaatttaaaacaaagttttgcacactatatcgtgttacatatcaaacgaaagagctcattgtgagaatctcaaatatatttttttataaatttacgataaaaattttagaagttattcaagaaaatagacaaaaaattaccattccccccccctctatctccgaaactacagggtctaaaagtctgaaaaaaatacacaaaataatccgttacctaaagatgacaggaaaacctattagaaatctacagtcaagcgtgagtcggatttaagaacaaaaatgtggtttaggttttttagggacacagccgcaatggtttaagtgaaacgtgatgtagacagctattgcgaaggccctaggccgatatccgcataaggccgaaggtccgaagcgtcccgaagaggcgtgccattccgattcacgcttgaagctaacttcaagcgtgagtcggaatggcgacaaaaaatgcgactatagttagaccgtaaaaagtctgcagctattttgatagtgcaagtgtcatattagacgtattaataacacttacactgcgtgggctatcaaatccgctgcaggcttttattggtgtgactataggctgtatctggcacacagccgcattggtacaaaTGTAGTATAgttactgattgattaggttactattgttacgtgttttaaaaagcactatacagtcagggtggccaaaaaatttactaagtgtattcccgttgccaacgtgcaaccccgaaattgcgaggaaaaatttggctggtccattttctatgggaggatacattttttttcgcgatttcggggttggtcccatactaaaagttgtaaagctcagtataatctgaAAACCTCCCGGCTACGgtaatgcacttattttttggccaccctgtaggtattatctctcttcggccttcggtTTTAAAACCCTTGCttaagttgtaggaagcgcgacccgttggacgctccgagctatcagccctaagcggagctcggtcttcagtcttcgcatttggacacttgtactactgttcggcgtttaatcttcctatctaagctactttgcatagttgcagagatataagccaccacgccagaaaacttcatgttacatctggtttttgactgacccattcgggtttttcaagacgtttcactcatgtcacgtttcatgtacaaaaaaaaattgttgaaaattgtgtgatgtacggaacccttgaaacgcgagtccgaactcgcacttgaccagttttttattaatcttctggtgctttatttcatgcatagtcaaaaataatttattttcaataaaatacccaaatagtcaaataccctataagGGTGCTATTCCATCTCTCCAATatctgtccaatgtgtattgtgtCTCACATGCttagagagtgagacgcaatgacatgggacaaagaaattggacaggtggattTTAAAGCCAGTAGCGCTAACCGAGAAAAGTAGGTTCTGTTATTCAAGCCTTGATGAACACTTCAGGTGGCATGTAAATGCGACGGGTTCATGTGCTACGGCCCTCTAGTCAGCAACGGCTACGCGACGTGCTACAACCCGCGCGACAACGACGTCAACTTCGCCACGTCGGCCTTCAACGACAACCCGGAGACCAGCTGCGCCAAGTACAGGGGCGCATTGGAACAGTCCCTCCAAGATATGCACGACGTGCTCCTGCTTACCACACAGGCTAAACTGTAAAAGTTTAGTTgcatatcgtcaggtgacaagcaaaagtcactcattactaaaaaaaaattgaacaaaaatcgaccttcttttagtactaatatggtttactatggctatgaacttgtggtggcaCTTAGTGACTTTCggttgtcacccgacgatattctTTCTGAAAATCTTGAGCGCAATTTATAAAGCTGccagttacaattttacaaatatAATGTGGCAACACTGATCAAAGCGCCGATCGGTCAGGGTGTTTTCTTTTTATCTGTCCTATATCTTGgaccaatgtcattgcgtctcactaaCTCATTAagaaaatgtgagacaaaatacacattggacaaagaaattattGGACTAGTGGAATACCACCATCACGCGTGTGTCAAACGTAGCTGTATGAAATGGGGTCTAGAATTCTAGATTTGTTAAGTTTGGTAGAAGTACTTGAAAAAAAACTTGTGAATGTCTTTACacattttatataataatactgTGATCTTTTCCATTAGGAATGCAATACATATGTAATTTTGATACTGGTGTATTCTCTATCCTGATTGGTATTTGGTAATTgataaacacatttttaaaatatgttatgGAAGTTTTACACAACTGCTAATTTTAAGTATAAATGGAATATTATACTGCCATCAGTGcctattttattatacttaagGTGCCAGGTAAGgtattattttacaattaagTATTAACCAATAGTAAGTTTATTGTTATTATCTTGTAATATATGTTTCTTTATGTTAATCtcttacatttttaaattatatatatacattttttaagcatgtttttttttgtaatctacTCGTAGGTTATTACGCAATTTATAAAAGatactcatggacaaatttagcggaactcaattttttttaaatatattattactattaataaaataaatcccaTAATGATGATTACATGCTTGGCCAGCCACGCAAAATCTCTTTCATATTGCCCTTAGTGCTTACGTAGCGCGTAGTGCCATGGACTAATCTAGTAGATGGTAGGTAGTGCATAGTTAATTTCCATCGTAAGACCCCTTTACCTGCCTACTTCATAGAATAAAtggtattttcacggaaacgtacgaacatgTCTTGCTATGTCAGTCAGTAACCGAGTATagtttcggtacaaaaagtaggtactgaagttcactgaagtagcatgaaCTTTCAGTTCTTTCGTGGATGTTTCAGCAGGAGCTTGATCGTGGAGGGTAAAACCGGTCAGCGTCATTCATGCTCAGCCTTTTTTAAAAGCGCGGAAGATTGAGAACCACAGTACTTTATAAATAGATGACCCACCGATCCGCAAATATAGAAATTTAGTTATTTGCCTTTCTATCAATCTTACATATTCGAATAGAGAGATTTGGATCTTATATCTATTCTATGAGATAGAGAAGCAGACAAACCAACTACTAagaagatcatcatcatcattattatcattaacacagaataaataatagtactaggtacagaagactcactctaacaaaacgcgtctgttacgatcagcacagatatggccgctagccAAAATTGGGgtaggaacggatgtactttttagctacctgtagcaaagcgacgaaatcgcggagttaTAGATTTATAATACGTATGAGACGAACGAACGAAAAATTAGGGCCTCTACAAACCTCTCAATAATTGCATTGCATGCGACGGATATATTATAGTCTGTCAAGTAATTTTCGTCACTAGAAAAAAaggtaagtatattaaaaaatgtaggtgcaAAGGGTtatctcctagtgagtattatattctttggttatCGCcctatagaaaattagaatgtcgcgcctttttctacggaCAATGTTGTTCGACAGGCTATATTGACATGTATAAAAAAACAGTTGGAATTGTTATTTCTGAACGCTCCTTTAATTACGCTTCGCTGTCGCtgagtgacactgacagtgacaGAAGTCACTAGAGTAAATCAGTGCTTATGGTTGTtactttgttattgttttaatttaaaatattggaAATCTGAGGGCAATCTTAAAAGGATTCCACATTTAGGTCTGCTTGCAATTGTAGGTTATATTGCATTTTAGCTAATGTAGGGATAGCCATTTGATTATCCGTAACATGAATCACAGACCTTAAGATGCACGTTTTATTTtagttgtttttaaatataaatattgttttcagGTATAATAATGACTGTTAACAACACCATAGCACATCAACGGCTCATACTCAGTGGAGATCGGGAAAGGTAAAACGACGAAATTGTTAAAAACTGACTTAACACGTAGGTAGTCTGTGTGAAGAGCTTACAAATAATTCATTTCTTTTTAGATTCAAGGAGCTATTAAGACGAAGATTAATTGAATGTGGATGGCGTGATCAAGTGAGGATGCTGTGTCGAGACATGGTTAAGGAGAATGAGGGTAGTAATGTAACATTTGACATGTTGGTCAACAGAGTGACACCACGAGCTAGAGCGCTAGTGCCAGACACAGTTAAGAAGGAACTACTTCAGAAAATTAAGACACATCTTCTTACACAAAAGGACCAATAAATGATTAATAAGTAGAATCTTGATTATCCAAACTAATTGGAACTGAAACTATTATAGTTCGGATAATTGAAATGCAGGCATTTTGGGACA is drawn from Cydia fagiglandana chromosome 4, ilCydFagi1.1, whole genome shotgun sequence and contains these coding sequences:
- the LOC134663812 gene encoding enhancer of yellow 2 transcription factor-like, whose amino-acid sequence is MTVNNTIAHQRLILSGDRERFKELLRRRLIECGWRDQVRMLCRDMVKENEGSNVTFDMLVNRVTPRARALVPDTVKKELLQKIKTHLLTQKDQ